Proteins encoded by one window of Anopheles maculipalpis chromosome 2RL, idAnoMacuDA_375_x, whole genome shotgun sequence:
- the LOC126556896 gene encoding leucine-rich PPR motif-containing protein, mitochondrial, which yields MNHLRVALIRQQRWCRRTAVQCASSSSRTVVLQQPSVPFIRLLSQSVRLCQTVPSVKQQESTTTPNREAAPAGKKQPKDSVRLVEELRSDAIVYRRVQLEKLNQLLAKPFEIPKDAYEFLLQCCGTLLCAETLETRMKVFEQFWFYMGEPEQKHWKVLLQVYRENERSITDVPAFLASIGDRIEKDAELYVGLMGVLAEKGDIAEMKLVGEMMKGRNIPLSVDVINLMIRGYGRAGDLDGVQMVLETMSASNVSANGQTYGELMIAFLEDGMTDRVLKMVREKGSQLNEKHILELLSLALGEKIQPELVRSLLKLLPEELTTDGRIHPVLRNVLSGLIRAGQLDGMMALLDELPAPQFRANENTDGYGTFLIVEMLRNDVSLDRLNKFLATLIKTDRNARAYQVACECAAKAAHPYFSRLLASLARHEDLRPHYFWPLFLQRSKTDGEGGVLSVLQTMQKLKVEPDQETLTQYVLPKLALTLKDSRRALKMLEDCGVRTSVLMTPYISHLLYQNRFDEVLEILRSYPTCKLDTEALLWPLMLLANVNRSNTHQRKLCEVICAIRDRAADKRHDLGGQLLLELISNKKSKHDANSLRALLGEYERYEIRISRMAAGVLKNHFGRAENAGTGGSTVESIDTLLKKVTDDQLTILSKELFDTISVHPRDMNYDELECHLVELEQKKLNTRGVLRRLLQLSVREGRYKRALELKQRCDQAKVDQSSGMLASIVELYTKVGDPVQAGRTLEQLRQQYPGFIVDEHKIIDYAALLVERGQLDGARKILRERATTGGKLRGVEDGSTSKNVWNLLTSTAQWAATSGRKSDYPNTTLQMLDFLVELGYCNYDNALLGPVLREYLLAGDKRTAIEEFKRIAKEKRRTPLQLEIITLLVELTNGQEGSSNISPTDAKTLLTETIQIVSQIHGPINTNNTLIVALAVAGTEAQLRRMLINPEVRINHEYILTQCEFLVGSGKIEPVLRLAKCSKGLANVRESDFLLLALGQYVRENNCEAAVRLFQRMVDEGDELKVTTEFARKLSDLLEANNFEVPAGLQMYLK from the coding sequence ATGAATCATCTACGTGTGGCGCTCATCAGACAGCAAAGGTGGTGCCGGCGTACCGCAGTACAGTGTGCTTCCAGCTCGAGCCGTACCGTCGTTCTACAGCAACCTTCCGTACCGTTTATTCGGCTACTTTCCCAATCGGTACGCCTCTGCCAAACAGTTCCCTCAGTAAAGCAACAAGAATCGACCACCACACCGAACCGGGAAGCTGCACCAGCCGGCAAGAAACAGCCAAAGGATAGTGTACGGTTGGTAGAAGAGCTTCGATCGGATGCGATCGTGTACCGCCGGGTACAGCTGGAAAAGCTTAATCAACTGCTTGCCAAACCGTTCGAAATACCGAAGGATGCGTACGAATTTTTGCTCCAGTGCTGTGGTACCCTTCTATGCGCGGAAACGCTCGAAACGCGCATGAAAGTGTTCGAACAGTTTTGGTTCTATATGGGTGAACCGGAACAGAAACACTGGAAGGTGCTGCTACAGGTGTACCGTGAAAATGAACGTTCCATCACGGATGTACCAGCATTTCTCGCCAGCATAGGCGACCGCATCGAGAAGGATGCTGAGCTGTACGTTGGGCTAATGGGTGTGCTGGCAGAAAAAGGAGACATCGCCGAGATGAAGCTGGTTGGGGAGATGATGAAGGGGCGCAACATTCCCCTCTCGGTCGACGTGATAAACCTGATGATCCGTGGATATGGACGGGCGGGCGATTTGGACGGTGTACAGATGGTGCTGGAAACGATGAGCGCTAGCAATGTGTCCGCCAATGGGCAAACGTACGGTGAACTAATGATCGCCTTCCTGGAGGACGGTATGACCGACCGGGTCCTTAAAATGGTACGTGAAAAAGGCTCCCAGCTGAACGAAAAGCACATCCTCGAACTGTTGTCGCTTGCGCTGGGAGAGAAAATTCAACCCGAATTGGTACGTTCACTGCTGAAGCTGCTTCCGGAAGAGCTGACAACGGATGGCCGCATACATCCGGTGCTACGGAACGTGCTTAGTGGACTGATTCGAGCCGGCCAACTCGACGGTATGATGGCACTGCTTGACGAACTACCAGCGCCACAGTTCCGGGCGAATGAAAATACCGACGGGTACGGAACATTCCTGATAGTGGAAATGCTTCGCAATGATGTTTCGCTTGATCGGTTAAACAAGTTCCTGGCCACGCTGATCAAAACCGACCGTAATGCTCGTGCCTACCAGGTCGCCTGTGAATGCGCGGCAAAAGCAGCTCATCCGTACTTTTCCCGCCTGCTAGCATCTCTTGCTCGACACGAAGATTTACGTCCCCACTACTTCTGGCCACTATTTCTGCAGCGCTCGAAAACGGACGGAGAGGGTGGTGTGCTTTCGGTGCTGCAAACGATGCAAAAACTTAAAGTAGAACCAGATCAAGAAACACTCACCCAGTACGTTCTGCCGAAGCTTGCACTCACGCTGAAAGATTCCCGCAGAGCGTTGAAAATGTTGGAGGATTGTGGCGTACGGACGAGCGTACTGATGACTCCTTACATTTCCCATCTACTCTACCAGAACCGGTTCGACGAGGTGCTTGAGATTCTACGCAGTTATCCAACGTGCAAGCTCGACACGGAAGCACTCCTGTGGCCATTAATGCTACTAGCAAATGTTAACCGCTCGAACACCCATCAGCGCAAGCTGTGTGAAGTGATCTGCGCCATCCGAGACCGAGCAGCGGACAAACGCCACGATCTAGGCGGTCAGTTACTGCTGGAGCTGATcagcaacaagaaaagcaaGCACGATGCAAACAGTTTGCGCGCCCTGCTTGGCGAGTACGAGCGATACGAGATCCGGATATCGCGAATGGCCGCCGGTGTGCTTAAGAATCATTTCGGACGTGCGGAGAATGCGGGAACCGGTGGATCCACGGTAGAATCGATCGATACGCTACTGAAGAAGGTAACGGACGATCAGTTGACGATCCTTTCGAAGGAACTGTTCGACACGATCAGTGTTCATCCGCGGGACATGAACTACGACGAGCTGGAATGTCATCTGGTAGAGCTGGAACAAAAGAAGCTAAATACGCGCGGCGTTCTTCGGAGGCTTCTACAGCTTAGTGTCCGCGAAGGACGCTACAAGCGTGCGCTCGAGCTAAAGCAACGTTGTGACCAGGCAAAGGTAGACCAAAGTTCCGGTATGCTAGCGTCAATCGTTGAACTGTACACCAAGGTAGGCGATCCGGTACAAGCCGGCCGAACGTTGGAACAGTTGCGCCAACAGTATCCTGGATTTATCGTGGATGAGCACAAGATCATCGATTACGCAGCATTGCTCGTGGAGCGCGGACAACTCGACGGTGCACGAAAGATTCTTCGCGAACGTGCCACAACCGGTGGCAAGTTGCGTGGAGTGGAGGATGGCTCGACTagtaaaaatgtttggaatttACTCACCAGCACAGCACAATGGGCTGCGACTTCCGGGCGGAAATCGGACTATCCCAATACCACGCTGCAGATGCTAGATTTTCTCGTCGAGCTCGGATACTGTAACTACGACAATGCACTGCTTGGTCCGGTGCTGCGTGAATATCTGCTTGCCGGCGATAAGCGTACTGCCATCGAAGAGTTTAAGCGCATCGCAAAGGAAAAACGTCGCACACCGTTGCAGCTGGAAATTATTACCCTTCTCGTGGAGCTTACAAACGGACAGGAGGGATCGTCCAACATTTCACCAACCGACGCCAAAACGTTACTAACCGAAACGATCCAAATTGTATCGCAAATCCATGGACCGATCAATACAAACAACACACTGATCGTTGCACTGGCGGTGGCCGGTACCGAGGCTCAGTTGCGCCGTATGCTGATCAATCCGGAGGTACGCATCAACCACGAGTACATACTGACGCAGTGTGAATTTTTGGTCGGAAGCGGTAAGATTGAACCCGTGCTACGGTTAGCTAAATGTAGCAAAGGGTTGGCGAATGTGCGCGAATCTGACTTCCTGCTGCTTGCCCTGGGACAGTATGTGCGAGAGAATAACTGTGAGGCTGCCGTACGATTGTTCCAGCGAATGGTAGACGAAGGGGACGAGCTGAAAGTTACGACCGAGTTTGCACGCAAACTGTCCGATCTGCTGGAGGCCAACAATTTTGAGGTACCGGCTGGATTGCAGATGTACCTAAAATGA